The DNA segment TTTGACAAAGTTTTTAATGTCTGATAACATATTTTTATATGGCAAAAACAAAAGGTGGAGGCGCAACAAAATTAGGAAGAGATTCAAACCCAAAGTATTTGGGAGTTAAAGCGTTTGAAGGTGAAAAAGTTAAAATTGGCATGATTATTATTAAACAAAGGGGAACGAAATTTTTACCGGGAAAAAACGTTAAACGCGGCGGAGACGACACTATTTATGCCATAAAAGAAGGCAAAGTAAAATTTAAAACCACTAAAAAGAAAAATTTTAACGGCTCTCAAAGATTGGTAAAGATTGTTAACGTGGAATAAAAAAAGCTTAAAGAACAAAAAGACACACAAGTTATTGTGTGTCTTTTTATTTGATACAAGCCCTAATAAATTCTTTGAATAAAGGATGAGGCCTGATGGGTCTTGATTTAAATTCCGGATGAAATTGAGTCCCTACAAAAAAGGGATGACTTTTCAATTCAATAATCTCGACTAAATTTCTTTGGGGGTTATTTCCCGCTATTACTAATCCATTTTTTTCTAAAATTTCCCTAAAAATGTCGTTTACTTCATAGCGATGGCGATGTCTTTCTGAAATTAAATTTTTACCGTAAGCTCTGGCCGAAATTGTTTTTGGCTTTATCTCGCAAGAATACTCTCCTAATCTCATTGTTCCGCCGTATTTTTTTTCTTTTAATAAAACTTTCTGGTCGGGCATTATGTCTATCACTTTATTTTCTCCTTTTGGTTTAAACTCGGCCGAGGTGGCGCCTTTTAATCCGCAAACATTTCTGGCAAACTCTATGGTTGCCAATTGCATGCCGAAACAAAGCCCGAAATAAGGAATTTTATTTTTTCTGCAATATTCAATGGCTTTTATTTTTCCCTCAACGCCTCTAGTGCCAAACCCGCCCGGCACTATTAAGCCGTCAAAGTTTTTTAATTCTTGAACGATTTTCGGATTTTTTTCGTAAGCTTCGGCTGAAAGCCAAGTAATTTCCGGTTTTCTCTTAAAATGCCAGCAAGCGTGTTTTATCGCTTCAATTATTGAAATATAAGAATCCATTAGGGTAAATTTTCCGGTTTCGAAATATTTTCCCACCATCGCAATTTTTACCGGCTTCTTTGATGCTTTAATATTGCTGACTATCTTTTGCCAATCTTTTAAATCGGTTTTTCTCGATTTTAATTCGAATCTTTTCAAAACCCGGTTTCCCAGATTGTCTTTTTCAAAGTTAAGGGGAATTTCATAAACTGATTTTACATCGGGAGAAGAAAAAACATCTTCTTTGGCAACATTGCAAAAAATAGATATTTTTCTTTTACGGGGCTCGTCTAAGGGAAATTTACTGCGAGCGATTATAAGACCGGGCTGGATACCGGCCATGTTCAGCCATTTTACCGCCTGCTGGGTGGGTTTGGTTTTCATCTCTCCCAGGCTATCGGGAACCGGCAAGTATCCCACTAATACAAAAAGAACATCTTTGGATTTTTCCAGTTTCATCATTCTGCCGGCTTCCAAAAAAAGTGAGTTTTGATATTCACCTGCTGTTCCTCCGACTTCAATTAAAATAAAATCAGCCTTGGTTTTTTTGGCTGCTCTTTTAATTCTGGCGATTACTTCATTGGGAATATCGGGGACTACTTCAACGCAACGGCCGTTATATTCCAAATTTCTTTCTCGGTTAATCACCGCCTGATAAACCCTGCCCGTTGTAATATAATTATCGCTGGTTAAATTTTCGTCCAAATATCTTTCGTAGTTTCCAATATCTTGGTCGCACTCCACTCCGTCTTGGGTCACAAAAACTTCTCCATGTTCAACAGGATTCATTGTTCCGGCATCAACATTGATATAGGGGTCGATCTTGGTTGCCGTTACTTTAAAACCCTTGCCCTGTAAAATTTTTCCGATGGAAGCCGTAGTAATTCCTTTGCCGATGCCAGACATTACTCCGCCCATGACAAAAATATAACGTGCCATAATTTAAAATTAAGATTTAGTTTCTTCGGGGGTAATTATTAATTTTATTTCCGCCTCTAAATTATGCTTAAAATTAATTTTTACTTTAAACTCGCCCAGTTCTTTAATGGGTTCCCGAATTATAATCTGATCTTTCTTTACGTTAAAATTCATCTCTTTTAATTTTTCTGAAATTTTTTGAGGACTGACTGATTCAAAAAGTTGATTACTGTCTCCTACTTTTACCGCGATTGAAACTTCCAATCCTTCTATGCCCTCAGCTTCTTTTTGGGCTTTTTGCAATTCTTCTTCGGCTTTTTTATCTTCCAATTCTTTTTTGGTTTCAGCTTCTTTTAAATTCTTTTTTGTCGCAACCTTGGCCAGGCCCTTTGGAAACAAAAAATTTCTGGCAAATCCCTCTTTTACCTCTTTTATTTCGTATTTTTTCCCAAATTTTTCTATATCTTTTAGCAAAACTACCTTCATATTTTAAATTTTATTTTTGTATTATATCTGTTTTTTTTTATTATATCAACCATTTTACATGCCTTTTATAATTTCAATCGCTTTGTCCAGTTGAGGATCTTTTTCATTTTTATAGTCATCTTCAGTTAAATCCACTTCAATGTCCGGCTTCAAGCCGACATCATTAATTGATTCTCCTTTCGGGGTCAGCCATTTGGCAATAGTGATTTTCAAATCAGAATCATTGGAGAGGTGAATAAGTTCTTGAACCGTTCCCTTGCCGAAAGATTTTTTTCCAATTAGCTTAATCCCTAAATTATCCCTTAAAGCGCCGGCTAAAATTTCAGCGGCTGAAGCCGAGCCCTCGTTTATCAGGCAAACAATGGGATAATTAGCAAAATAACCGTCTCCCTGGGATTTATATTCTGTTTTTTCGTCTCCCCTTTTATCTTCAATTGTCACAATTTCTCCTCTTTTTAAAAACCAGCCGGCGATATCCTGGGCCCTGTCTAAGTACCCGCCGGGATTGTTCCTAAGGTCCAGCACTATTTTTTTCCCGGATGTTTTTAAAATCTGGAAAGCCGCTTTGTCAAAATCATCTTTTGATTTTTCCGTAAAATTAAAAATTTTAATATAAACGATGTCGTTTTCTTTTAATTCCCATTTCAAAGAAGGAATTTCAATAATTGCCCTGGCAACGGTTATTTTTTTGGTTTCTTTCCAGCTGTCGCGGAAAATATTTAAAGTAACTTCTGTTCCTTTTGGTCCTCTTATCAAATCTACCGCTTCTTCGACTGACATGCCCGAGGTTGAGGTTCCGTCTATCTCTAAAATTATGTCGCCGGGCCTCAAACCGGCTTTTTGGGCCGGAGTTCCCTCTAAGGGAGAAATAACCTTAAGCTCGTCGTTTTTTCTGCCGATTTCCATTCCCACCCCTTCGAATTTACCGGAAATATCCTCGGAAAACGTTTTAGATGTTTTCGGGTCAAAAAAAACAGTATAAGGGTCTTTCAGGCTGTTCAACATGCCGGAAATTGCCCCATAAACCATTTTCTGGACATCAATTTTTTCCGGTTCAATAAATTTTTGTTCTACTTTCTGCCAGGTTTCCCAAAATAAAGAAAAATCCACATACTCAGGTTTGCAAACAGCACAAACCTTGGATTGGTTGCCAAGATAAAAACCTATTCCATAGCTGCCGATGATTCCTAAAATAAATATTCCTAAAAAAATAAAAATTAGCCTTTTTTGCATATTAATTTGATATAACAAATTTTTGATTTTAAGTCCAGCAACTATTTTAAGTTTATTATCTCCCTATCAGATAATTTTCTTTAAAACCGATTATTTTCACTTTTTTAAATTCCCCCAATTGCCCTTCTTTCAAAATCACCGTTCTAAAAGAAGGAGACCTTGCCAGAAAATTATTTTTTCTTTTTTCTACGACTAAAACCTCGAGCTTTTTTCCCAAAAATTTTCTATTTTCTTTAAGGTTTATTTCCTTCCAAACGCTATTCAACATCCTGGACCTTTCTTTTTTAATTCTTTCTGGAAAATCTTTGAGTCCCTGGGAAAAAGTGCCTTTTCTTTTGGAAAACCTGAAAACATGCAAAACTCCCGGTTTTATTTTTTTTATAATATTTAAAGTTTTTTGGAAAGATTTTCCGTCCTCTCCGGGATAACCCACAATAACATCTGTTGCCAATAAAATATCTTTAAATTGGGTTTTAAATTCTTTTATTATGTTCAAAAAATCCTCGGCTTTATATCCCCTTTTCATTTCAGCTAAAATTTTATCATCCCCTGACTGCAGGGAAAGATGCAAAAATTTATATATTTTTTCTGATTTAAAAGCCATTATTAATTCTTTTTTAATCTTTTTCGCAAATTCCGGATTCATCATTCCCACTCTCAGCTTAAAGTTTCCGGAAATTTTTGAAATTTTATTTAACAATTCCGGCAATAAAAATTTTTTATCGTCCAAACCGTAAATTGCCGCGTCTTGGGAGGTTAATTGAATCTCTTTAAAATCCCTATCAATTAAAAATTTTATTTCCTTTAAAATATTATTCGAACTGAAGCTTTTTAATTTCCCTCTTGAGTTGCGGGAAGCGCAAAAAGTACAATTGCCTAAACAACCCTCGGCTATCGGAACAATCGCTGAAATTTCATTTTTTATTCTTTTTTTTAAAAAACAATAATTGGCTTTATCTATTTCTTTTTTTGAAACTTCGAAAAATTTTCTACCTTTTAAAACTTCTCTTGCCGCTTTTTTTATTGATAAAATATTTTGAGGACCTAGAATTCCCAAGGCTATTTTTTTTGATTCCTCCGGTAAGATTAAGGGCAAACAGCCGGATATGATTATTTTTTTGCCTTTCAAAGATTTTATTCTCTTTATTATTTTTCTTTCAGTTTTATCCACCACCCCGCAAGAGTTAATCACTATAAAATCAGCTTCCTTTGGTGAAAAAGTTTCTTTAAAATCTTTTTCTAAAAGGCCTCTGATTAAATCGGAATCTGACTGGTTTAATTTACAGCCGTAAGTTTCTAAATAAAATTTTTTCATAAAAACTAAAAGAGAAAAACGAAATGTGCCCCCGCCGAGAATTGAACTCGGAACCTCTTCCTTAAAAGGGAATTGCTCTACCAATTGAGCTACGGGAGCTGAAATAAACTAATTGCTATTCTAATATATTTTCAAATAAAATCAACTCTTTCTTAATTTTACCATAAAAATTAAAAATGCCCGAGAATATCAATCGCTCTTGGGCACATTTTGTTTTTCTTTTTCAAATTCCTCGACCGCTTTAATCAGTTTTTCCTCTGTTTCCTTGTTTTCTTTTTTTGTATGAATTATTTTTCGAACAGTTGATAAAAGAGCTATTTCCTTGCTTGTTCCTGCTGTTAATTTTTTGGCGCAAATTTCGCTGAAACAGGGAAATTTATCTACGCGGTTATAATTTTCTTCAACTTTTTTTGCGATTTTAAAAAAACCGTCATCATTCTTTGAGCATAAAACCCCCATAAAAACAAACCGCTCCGGTTCGCAAGTTGAAATAAAAAATTGATAACCGTTTCTTTTCCATGATTCCGTTACTCTTCCTGTCAAAGAACGTTCATTTTTCCATTCTTCTATAAGTAATTCTTGGCCTATTCTTAACCCTTCTTCGCATCTTTCTCCTGGCTTCCAGGCCGGCATTTCTTTTTTTATCCCTCCGGGAAAATCTGTCATTTTTAACCCTCCTTTTTTAAATAATAACATAATTTTAAAGGTTCTATCAAATAAATGGGTTTTCTTTTTTAAAGTCGGGTAAAAATACGTTTTGGCTTCCTATTTCCTGAACCCAGCCATTTTTCAAGCCCAACCCTATTTGATAGTCATAAACCCTTTCAAATTCTTCTCTGGTTATCCTTCTGGCAATCTCCGGAAAATCTTTCGCTTTGTTTAAGGGTTCGTATTGGCTCATTAAACTTATAAAAATATCTTTATTGATTTCTCTGACGCAATCCAAAACCTTTTTGCTGTTTTCTATATTGTTTGGCAAAATTAAATGTCTCACGATAATTCCTTTTTGGGCTATTCCCTCTTTTGATAATTTAAGGTTTCCTGCCTGTAAAAACATTTCTTTGATTGTTTCTTTTGCCAGTTCCCTATAATTTTTTGCTCCGGAATATTTAAAGGCTAACGCATCATCCCCGTATTTAAAATCCGGAAGATAAATATCAACCAACCCTTTTAAGTTTTTAATGAGCTTGACGCTCTCGTAGGCATTAGAATTCCAAACAACGGGAATTTTTAATCCCTTTTTCTTAACTTTTTTTATTGCTTGTTTTATTTGTTCCGCCCAGATCGTCGGACTGACTAAATTAATATTCAAAGCGCCCTCTTTTTGCAATTTAATCATTGCCCGGGCCAGTTCTTCTATACTCCAATCTCTTCCCATGTTCTGCTGGGATATCTGGTAATTTTGGCAATAAACGCATCTTAAATTGCAACCGGTAAAAAAAATGGCGCCCGAACCCGTTTTCCCGACCAAAGGCGGTTCCTCGCCAAAATGTTTTCCGGCCCAGGCGATTTTTACAAAATTAACCTGAACCATGTTTATTCAATTTTAATGATTTTATAATCTATCTTTCCCTGCGGAGTTTGAAATTTTACTGTTTCACCCTCCAGTTTACCTAGAAGAAGTTTTCCCAATGGCGATTGAAAAGAAATTTTTCCAGCAAAAGAGTTTGCTTCTTCATGTTCAACGATTTGAAATTTTTCTTCTCCGTCAATTGAACTGATGGTAACACTTGAGCCTATTTGAACTCTGCCGTTTTTTTGGTTTTCAACGACCATAGCGCCAGAGATAATTTTTCTTAACTCATTAATCCTATCTTCTAAAAATGCCTGGGCTTCTTTGGCTTCGTGATAAGCGGCGTTTTCCGCAAGGTCGCCGAAAGAAGCGGCGTGCTTTAAACGCTCGGAAATCTCTTTTCTTTTAACAGTTTTTGATTCCTCAAGTTCTTTTTTAAATTTTTCCAAACCCTCTTTAGTTAAGTATTTAGGCATAACAATCTTTTGTTTTAAATATTTTTTAATATTCCAATCAAGTCTTTGGGAGTTCTGGCTAAGTAATCGGGATTGTGCTTTTTTAATAACTCTTCTTTATTAATCCCCCAGCTTACGGCAATAGTTTTTATTTTTACTTTTTTTGCAGCCTCTATGTCTCTTGTTTCGTCTCCTACAAAAATAATATTTTCCGGTTTTAACTTTCTTTGTTTCATTAGCCCAAGCAAAGCTTTCCCTTTGCCAAAAATGCTTTTTTCGGAAAAAATAAAATTAAAAATATCTATTTCGTTTTTCTTTAAAAAATTACTTACGTTTTCTTTTGAGTTTGAAGTTAATATTCCAAACTCAAAATTATTTTTAAAAAGATAATTTATGACTTCCTTTATTCCCTCAAAAGGCTTCAGTTTTTCTATTTCTTTGCTCAAAAGAGATCTCGCCCTTATTAATATAAAAGGCAACTTCATTAAAGGAATTTTCAGAAGCTTAATTACTTCTTGGGCTTTTTTTTCTTTTAACTTTTCCACTTCCTCGGCTTTAATTTTTTTAAAACCAAACTCTTTGGCCAAGATGTTCACAATATTCTCGGGAGATTTCATTATTTGGGTTATTGTTCCGTCAAAATCAAAAATTATTACCAAATCCTTTTTCATAATAATCCAATATAGCAAAAAGCCGTCCCTAATAAAAGAGGCGGCTCAAAAAAATTTTTTGATGATTCTCAATTAGAAAAATCTTGCGCTTTCCGATATTGTAATTTCCTCATTTTGAATTTTCCAAGTCTGCAAAATAGTAAAAGCTCCGACCGCTATAGATAGGATCAAAATAATCATAATCGCTATTGGCGTAGATATTCCTTTATTTAAAAATTTCCACATATTTATTTATTGTTAAAAATTATTAATATACAAACAACGACCTTTATTTTTTATTTGAAAGAATTAACGCATTCGTTAAATAATTTAATTTGGCTATTATATTGGTTAACCAACACCTTGACTTGATTAATAAGCTTGTTATATTGCAAAACCAAATTATTATATTCTTCTATTTTTTGCGAATATGCCGTTCCCCTTTTTATTTTTGTGTTTTGAATTTCTTCTCTTAAATTATTCAAAAGTTTTTCAATGACGCCAATTTGGTTTTGGGCTATTTCAATTTTTGATTTAATTTGTTCATCGGGCTCTAAACAAGCCGATGAGGGTAATCCGAAATGCTGAACTGCCAGCCAGGTAGTTTTTCCCTCAAAAATTCCCTTAATAACAGATACCCCGATTTCTTTATAGTTTTTATTCAAAATGTTGTCCCTGTGGCCGGGACTATCCATCCAGGCTTGGACCAAAGCCTCGTCATCTTTAAAATTACCCAAGGCCAGGTTTTCGCCGATGGCGATAAATTCATAGCCGGAGTTATCGGCCAAATCATCCACGCTAAAACCGCTCAGCGATTCATGGGCAAAATATTGATTTTTAAACATGTCGTCAACTTTTTTCTTGGCTGTTTCGTCCAAAACAAAATTTTCCTTTAAGGCTGGCAAACCGTATTTTGCCCTCTGACTATTAGTCCATTTAATCACCCCGGCTTTTGTTAAATAAGACTGCGGATTCTCTGTCTGATCTCTGAGAGGCGGCGGCGTGGAAATCTGTTTTCCGGTTTCTTTTATCAAGTCCGTAACCCCTTTTTCAATTTTCGGCAAATTATCCGATAACTTTGAATAAATTCCCGAAAAATCATTCCAGAAAAACAAAACAAAACCCAGAAGGGTTAAGAAAAATATTATCAATAATATCTTTGTTTTTTTCATATTGTAATTATTTTATTCTACTACCTTAATTAAAAAGCCACAATAAAATAAAAAAAGTTCAAGATTTTCATAACCTTGAACCTGATAAAAAATATTATTCTGGTTTTGCAGTTTTGCCGAAATATAAAATTTTCTTTAAAAACGATCCGGCATTTCTAATGTTTTCTATGAAAGTTCGTGTTGCTTTTTCCCTGTTTTCATTTGCAATATTAGCCAAGAATTCGTCAATTGCTTTAAAGGTCTCTTCTTGCTTGCGATTTTTTTCTTTTAAAGATTCTGTTTCCTCGCAAGCAAGATTACCCAAATATCTGCTTCTTCTTGCAATAACGCTTGTTTTTGCAATTTCTTGGATTTCAAAAGCTTGCTTCGTTCCATTTACGGTTCCCGCTATCAAAAAATCCTCTTTTTTTATTTCTATTATTCTTTCTGCCATTCTACCACCTCTTTTTTTAGTTTGTTATATTTTGAAAAAACTAAAAATGATTATAACAAAAATTAAATAATCTGTCAAACCCCGTAATAGTCCCGATAAATCGGGGTCACTACAAAGTCAAATAAAAAAACCTGCGAAGCTTTATAGAAACTTTACAGGCATATATAAAATCATTTAGGGATAAAGATTTTAGTTCTTCCCTCAAAAATAATTATTGATCCTTCTTTTAATTCTGGAAATAGGTTAGATATCCAAAGGCTCTTTATTGTATAATTTATTATTCTTTTGTTCTTCCCCTCCTCTTGAAGGAGAAAACAAATATATTCTTCGGATTCTTCGGATTCTTCAGATTTTTTTAGATATTTTACGATTGAAAGAACTTTGTATTTTATTCCTATTTTAACCTCGTAATTCGATCTTCCCTTGCTTTCTCCTATCGCAAAAAAAATAGCAGAACCAAGGATTGCAGATATTACGGCAAAAATCCTGAAATACAAATTTTGTATTAACGGGTTTTCCGAATTCGTGTACCAATTCGGTCCTTCCAAAAGAATGAATGCTACTATTATAAAAATTATTCCTGCTAATAATCCACAAAAAAGTCTTTTTCTATCTTCCATTTTTACTGACCTCCTATGTCTTTTTACCTTAAACCACCAATTTGTCAATAAAAATCCAGCCTAATTTAAATAAAATAGGTTCTTTTTATAAAGAACCTTTCTTTGTTTTATCTGGAAACAATCTTTTTTTTATTTGATAGTAAAGAACTAATGGCCAGACAATGGTATTGAAAAAGATAATCTCAAGTCTTTCCTCATTGATTCTCTGTTTATTTTTTCTAGCCCTCAGACAAAGAAATAAAAAAGTAATTGTCGCGCCCAATAAGTATATTCCCAGCCCCCATAAAATCATTATTACTTCTATCTGTATTGTTGGCAATTTTTTTCCTCCTTCGAATTAAATTATAATTAATTATTTTATTTTGTCAAATAAAATTTGTCTATTTTTTACCCTTGATATCACTTCTTAATGCGGTTACTAAGCAAGAAATAAAATAAGCGGTAATAAAGTAAATAATAAAACCCGATAAAACCATGCTTAATTCTACCTCAGAGCCCGAATAATTTTTTATAAGCAAAAATAACGAAAGGCTTTCAGTCCCCAAATTTGAAGATATTTTTACAAATGGCAAAGAAAAAAATATTATTAGAAATAAAATAATAAATAAAATTAATTTTATCCAATTTGGTTTTAAAAATTGCTTGATGTTCATGTTTTTTTATTTTTCACAAATCTCCATCATGAATCCGTCCGGATCTTTTATGAAAAAATATTTCTTAATGCTTTTTCCTTTTTTTATTCCTGTAACTTCATACCCCTTGGCTTTTAACTCTTTGTGTTTTTCATCAACGTTTTCAACTTCAAAACAAACGTGTTTTAAGCCCAAAATATCTAAGTTGAAAAAATCATCTTTGTTTTCTATTAGTTTTTGAGGCTGTATTAATTCTAAATGTAAATCATCTTTAGGGTTTAATTTAAGCAAAATCGCTTTTATTCTTAGATCTTCTCTTTTAATCCTTTTTTCTTCGTTAAATCCAAAAACTTCTTTATAAAATTTTAAAGATTTTTCCAAATCGCTCACACTTAAAGCCACGTGATGATATTTCATGAGGAGTTGAATTTTATTATTTTTGCTCTTTACGGGCAATTTTAAGACCGATCAATACAAAAACTATTCCCATAACGCCAAATGCTGATGATTTTATATCCAGCCGGAAAATATAGCCTATCGCATTCGTTAAAATCATCGCAAATCCTATGATAGTCATTATATATCCGCTTATTTTATTTTTACTCATAGTTTTATTTTTATTCTACAACCTCTAGACGTCTATTGCTTTTTT comes from the Candidatus Nealsonbacteria bacterium genome and includes:
- the rplI gene encoding 50S ribosomal protein L9, producing MKVVLLKDIEKFGKKYEIKEVKEGFARNFLFPKGLAKVATKKNLKEAETKKELEDKKAEEELQKAQKEAEGIEGLEVSIAVKVGDSNQLFESVSPQKISEKLKEMNFNVKKDQIIIREPIKELGEFKVKINFKHNLEAEIKLIITPEETKS
- a CDS encoding S41 family peptidase, with protein sequence MQKRLIFIFLGIFILGIIGSYGIGFYLGNQSKVCAVCKPEYVDFSLFWETWQKVEQKFIEPEKIDVQKMVYGAISGMLNSLKDPYTVFFDPKTSKTFSEDISGKFEGVGMEIGRKNDELKVISPLEGTPAQKAGLRPGDIILEIDGTSTSGMSVEEAVDLIRGPKGTEVTLNIFRDSWKETKKITVARAIIEIPSLKWELKENDIVYIKIFNFTEKSKDDFDKAAFQILKTSGKKIVLDLRNNPGGYLDRAQDIAGWFLKRGEIVTIEDKRGDEKTEYKSQGDGYFANYPIVCLINEGSASAAEILAGALRDNLGIKLIGKKSFGKGTVQELIHLSNDSDLKITIAKWLTPKGESINDVGLKPDIEVDLTEDDYKNEKDPQLDKAIEIIKGM
- a CDS encoding CTP synthase, whose translation is MARYIFVMGGVMSGIGKGITTASIGKILQGKGFKVTATKIDPYINVDAGTMNPVEHGEVFVTQDGVECDQDIGNYERYLDENLTSDNYITTGRVYQAVINRERNLEYNGRCVEVVPDIPNEVIARIKRAAKKTKADFILIEVGGTAGEYQNSLFLEAGRMMKLEKSKDVLFVLVGYLPVPDSLGEMKTKPTQQAVKWLNMAGIQPGLIIARSKFPLDEPRKRKISIFCNVAKEDVFSSPDVKSVYEIPLNFEKDNLGNRVLKRFELKSRKTDLKDWQKIVSNIKASKKPVKIAMVGKYFETGKFTLMDSYISIIEAIKHACWHFKRKPEITWLSAEAYEKNPKIVQELKNFDGLIVPGGFGTRGVEGKIKAIEYCRKNKIPYFGLCFGMQLATIEFARNVCGLKGATSAEFKPKGENKVIDIMPDQKVLLKEKKYGGTMRLGEYSCEIKPKTISARAYGKNLISERHRHRYEVNDIFREILEKNGLVIAGNNPQRNLVEIIELKSHPFFVGTQFHPEFKSRPIRPHPLFKEFIRACIK
- a CDS encoding VOC family protein, whose protein sequence is MKYHHVALSVSDLEKSLKFYKEVFGFNEEKRIKREDLRIKAILLKLNPKDDLHLELIQPQKLIENKDDFFNLDILGLKHVCFEVENVDEKHKELKAKGYEVTGIKKGKSIKKYFFIKDPDGFMMEICEK
- a CDS encoding CAP domain-containing protein, producing MKKTKILLIIFFLTLLGFVLFFWNDFSGIYSKLSDNLPKIEKGVTDLIKETGKQISTPPPLRDQTENPQSYLTKAGVIKWTNSQRAKYGLPALKENFVLDETAKKKVDDMFKNQYFAHESLSGFSVDDLADNSGYEFIAIGENLALGNFKDDEALVQAWMDSPGHRDNILNKNYKEIGVSVIKGIFEGKTTWLAVQHFGLPSSACLEPDEQIKSKIEIAQNQIGVIEKLLNNLREEIQNTKIKRGTAYSQKIEEYNNLVLQYNKLINQVKVLVNQYNSQIKLFNECVNSFK
- the rpmA gene encoding 50S ribosomal protein L27; its protein translation is MAKTKGGGATKLGRDSNPKYLGVKAFEGEKVKIGMIIIKQRGTKFLPGKNVKRGGDDTIYAIKEGKVKFKTTKKKNFNGSQRLVKIVNVE
- a CDS encoding HAD-IA family hydrolase, coding for MKKDLVIIFDFDGTITQIMKSPENIVNILAKEFGFKKIKAEEVEKLKEKKAQEVIKLLKIPLMKLPFILIRARSLLSKEIEKLKPFEGIKEVINYLFKNNFEFGILTSNSKENVSNFLKKNEIDIFNFIFSEKSIFGKGKALLGLMKQRKLKPENIIFVGDETRDIEAAKKVKIKTIAVSWGINKEELLKKHNPDYLARTPKDLIGILKNI
- a CDS encoding radical SAM protein produces the protein MVQVNFVKIAWAGKHFGEEPPLVGKTGSGAIFFTGCNLRCVYCQNYQISQQNMGRDWSIEELARAMIKLQKEGALNINLVSPTIWAEQIKQAIKKVKKKGLKIPVVWNSNAYESVKLIKNLKGLVDIYLPDFKYGDDALAFKYSGAKNYRELAKETIKEMFLQAGNLKLSKEGIAQKGIIVRHLILPNNIENSKKVLDCVREINKDIFISLMSQYEPLNKAKDFPEIARRITREEFERVYDYQIGLGLKNGWVQEIGSQNVFLPDFKKENPFI
- a CDS encoding tRNA (N(6)-L-threonylcarbamoyladenosine(37)-C(2))-methylthiotransferase; translated protein: MKKFYLETYGCKLNQSDSDLIRGLLEKDFKETFSPKEADFIVINSCGVVDKTERKIIKRIKSLKGKKIIISGCLPLILPEESKKIALGILGPQNILSIKKAAREVLKGRKFFEVSKKEIDKANYCFLKKRIKNEISAIVPIAEGCLGNCTFCASRNSRGKLKSFSSNNILKEIKFLIDRDFKEIQLTSQDAAIYGLDDKKFLLPELLNKISKISGNFKLRVGMMNPEFAKKIKKELIMAFKSEKIYKFLHLSLQSGDDKILAEMKRGYKAEDFLNIIKEFKTQFKDILLATDVIVGYPGEDGKSFQKTLNIIKKIKPGVLHVFRFSKRKGTFSQGLKDFPERIKKERSRMLNSVWKEINLKENRKFLGKKLEVLVVEKRKNNFLARSPSFRTVILKEGQLGEFKKVKIIGFKENYLIGR
- the greA gene encoding transcription elongation factor GreA, translated to MPKYLTKEGLEKFKKELEESKTVKRKEISERLKHAASFGDLAENAAYHEAKEAQAFLEDRINELRKIISGAMVVENQKNGRVQIGSSVTISSIDGEEKFQIVEHEEANSFAGKISFQSPLGKLLLGKLEGETVKFQTPQGKIDYKIIKIE